CAGGCATTGGACAGGCCACCTGCCCATGGACTAACGACCTGCCCATCATGAATTTTGCATGAGGatgtttgcttttaaaaatcaactactTTAGATCAATTGCTTCGATGCTTTTGATGCCATGATTGCCCTTTTCCTCTATGCTTTGCTTTACAAACTGTTCTGTAGCTTTGTCTACTGAAACGGGCTGATTGGTCTGCCATGTAATCAATGTAAATGTTCTAGATTGAGTGTGTTAAAGCATATCTTTCTGAGTCTGTGGATGGATGGGTGCTGGTAGatgacaaataatttttttttctgcgtGTAGGATTATGTGGGTAACAAGCGATTGGAGCTATCAGGCCAATTGATTTCTCTGCTTTTTGAGGTAATGTGTTTTGATCGTACTTAGTGAACTGCTATGGGTACTATAATTGGCTCTCAAGCTGCCCCCTCCTCTCTCAATTTGCTTTGTAGGATTTGTTTAAGACGATGATTACTGAGGTCCAGAAAACAGCAGACACTCTGCTAGTCAAACAAAACCGATCTAGCCGGTTTGACTTTTCCCAAGTAAGTATAGCTGCAAAATCAACTCTATTTGTGACTTGATATAATGGATTTTCATATCttgattataaaaatcaaatcaaagaaataatttagcctctttttttttggttggaatCTTGTGTCTGCTGTTTCATTTAACACTGATTATGTTAAGTTGTTTTTGGAGTAAgtttcactaattttttttttttaatttcctgttATAGTATATAGTTAGAGATAGTATTACCAATGGGCTTGAAAGAGCACTCTCTACTGGAAACTGGGATGTCAAACGGTTTAGGATGAACAGGAAAGGCGTGACACAGGTTCTGTACTGAGTATCCCCTCATTTTGCTTTATCATTCCTTTTGCATATATTTCTCTGTTTCTTGTTGGTATCACAATAAACTGACAGAGAATCCTCTGCTAAAAGGTATTAGTCAGGTTATCCTATATGGCATCGTTGGGCCACATGACCAGAATTTCACCACAATTTGAGAAGTCCAGGAAAGTAAGTGGACCCAGGGCATTGCAACCTAGTCAGGTAATATTGATGTCTCCACACTGCCCTAAGAAATCTTGCAAAATTGTCATGTGTTTCTTAGGGTAATATTCAGTCTATTGctgatggtttttctttttcattttactgattccaagtttttttttttcctagtggGGTATGCTCTGCCCTTGTGATACTCCAGAAGGAGAAGCTTGTGGACTTGTGAAGAACTTGGCCTTAATGACTCATGTTACAACTGATGAAGAAGAGAGCCCATTAATCTCTCTGGTTTGTCCTCAGTTAAATTTCCCTTTGTTCATGAGCAACACAGACGCAATGTTTTACATGTTTAAAATCATATGAAGTCTTACCATGAATTTTACTTAGAAAGTTTATATGTAGTGAAGTACCAGCATTTGTGGCTCTCAATGGATAACTTGCCTCCCAGTGGccagaaaattttgaaaacaaaccTTGTCAATAAAGATGGCCatgtatttgaataatataatttcaactcAATTATCCTTAAATGATGTATGCAAAGATTCTTATCTGAAACTCTATTTTTGAATCCCCCTCTATAAAACCCAAATAACAGCCAGTGGAAAGCAAACATCCatatctctctaaaaaaaaaaccactttctGTTTCTTAGCAGCCAACTCTATGTCGATTAGTCTGTCATGAAACAAGTATCTGTTAGCTCTATTGCACTGTGCATGAGCTAGCAGGTGGTTCATGGTTGACAAATTCAGCATCTTCTGTGAATTTTTCATTTCCTCTATCTCTCACTCTCATGAGATTGTCAATGGGAAAACTCCTACCTGAAGTTCTCTCAAGCAAAAGAGATGCTTTGGCTGGAGCTTTAGACTTCAATGTTTAATTGCTTGTCAAGGAAAATTAGGCCTACCTTCGCTGCCCCAATATTTAGACAAGGCCgtgtaaaaatatttaacactAAAACTGCCTCATTTAGCTATATCCAGTTAGTTTATACATTCTGCATATAGTTTAGGGTGTCAATTACTATTATTGACATGTATGTATAATTGTCTAGCATTTATGCATATGCTTTTTGGTCCTGTGAGCATTTTAGAAAAGAACTATGGCTTTTGTAATTTTGCTGCAGTGCAAGTGTTTGGGTGTAGAAGACTTGGAACTTCTCTCTGGAGAAGAGCTTCACACGCCAAACTCTTTTCTGGTTATATTTAATGGGCTTATTCTTGGAAAGCACAGAAGGCCACAGGTAAGATTTCTTTTGCATTGAGCAGATGTTGATGTCAAAACCTTCTCGTTCAATTCATTGACTTTATCTTCCTGTTTCTCAAAACACTTGTTTAGCAATTTGCAAATGCCATGAGAAAGTTGCGAAGAGCTGGCAAAATTGGCGAGTTTGTAAGTGTCTTTGTGAATGAGAAGCAGGTAATTTCTTCTGTGACATCAATTGGAAAAATCTTTCTGACAGTGTTCTTGTGTGTCAACTATGATGAAACGTGCTTCCTGGATAGTGATTCTGAAATGGAACAGGATTAGGTTTAAACTAACTACAAAATAGGCCAAATCATATATCTGAATCAGAAGGTAAAACATTAATAACAAATTGCATCAACAATCATGTTTCTATTATGATGAGCAAAAATAACAGATAATTTCAGACTCTTGGTAATTCTGTGAAGAGTGTGGTAGATTTCTTGTCAATTGCTTCTGTGGGTTTGTGGGAGAGGATATAATTAGTAATTCTATGGTTGCGTGCCATCAGTGAAGTCCTGTGATGTGCACTTGGTTGGAGAGAAATGCTAGAGTATTTATGAACCAGCAAACTTTGAGATAATTGTTGTGGAATGGGATATTTTTCCTCTCCTTGTGGTGTCATGCTTCTGGAGCTTTTACGGGTATTTTCCTACTTAATATTCAATGAAATTGAATGAACTTAACTATTGGGATACTAAATATAAGACCCTTGTTTTCAGATGTTTCCCTCCTAAAAAGTAGGTTttgaaccccccccccccaatgcTTAAGTAACAAGCATTTTTAAAGACTTAGCTCAAAAGTGGTTTACCAGAATGGGTGGACCGTGTCCCATATTTTCTGATTTAGTGGCAGAGTCCTGACTTTTTCCAGAAGAAATGGCACATGGGTTTGTGTGCTTATCTGTTTACTCCTTCTCTAAGTCCATGTGTCTCTGTTTACTCCTGACTTTACATGGAAGATACCCACACGGACAAGGAGGCACTGAGGCTCAAACACATGATCAACCCTCAAAGAGGATGTGCTCACCAATGGGCTAAGACCCTTGGTCTGTACCTTTGAAAATATACACATTTTAGTCACCCACATGGATGAGAGTACACAGTTTGTAATACCTGTGTAAATGTCATAATGCATGAAAGTACAAAGCTTGTAATACTGGTAAGAATGGTTGGTATAAAAAGTGCTTTCTGCTGATTCTTTAGGATGGTATAATATCTCATTATCTGTGGTCCGCTAAGGTAATCTTGTCCACCTATATGAAAGACACATAATAAAGCTTCAGGTTTTGCTGTGAAAGTAGGAAATTCATTAGTAATCCTAAAAATGACTGACTCGACCatcctctttatttatttagctaTTCATTTTGCTATTCTGCATTGTACAATTGAGTAGGCTATCTTGTCGTGGACtgcaaataactgatatttagCAAAAAATGTCTACTAGCATGCTGTGTACATTGCTTCTGATGGAGGTCGAGTTTGTCGTCCGCTGGTTATTGCAGACAAAGGTGTATCAAGGATTAAAGAACATCATATGAGAGAGTTAATGGTGAGTTCATTTATTCTATTAGGACCAAAGGAAAGGATGGTACTCTAAACCTGATTTAATTTCCATTTTCTTCAAGGATGGAGCCCGCACTTTTGATGACTTCTTACATGAGGGATTGATTGAGTATCTTGATGTCAATGAAGAGAACAATGCTTTGGTTGGTCTTGAAATCACTATTGAGAAACTGTACTATATTTTCattatctttctctttttttatttagaaggaCCTTTTCCATATTATTATCTGTTTTACAGATTGCTTTGTATGAATGGGAGGCCACTCCTGAGACAACCCATATTGAGATAGAGCCTTTCACGATATTAGGTGTTGTTGCTGGGTTAATTCCTTATCCTCATCATAATCAGTCACCAAGAAATACATATCAGGTTTGTTGTCATTTTCTCAATATTAAAGGTGATACATTTGCATTTCAATTTCTAAAAATCACTCCTTTCATCTTGCTTGTATCATGTGGCAGTGCGCTATGGGGAAGCAAGCCATGGGAAACATTGCATACAACCAGGCAAGTTCTTTTATGTCATTGATTTGGTCGAATTATTACATTTTATGCAGGCTGCAACTGTTCTTGCATGTGCCTTAGCATGTTGCTGGTGGTGTGGTACTGCTACCAACATGGTCAATAAAGACAagatccttttaatttttccaactATCTCTACCTTTGAGCACTATATGGATAAAAATCCATATGTATTGGAACACATTGGAGTGATGTTCCCATGAGTACTACAACTGATTGAAAAATTTACAGAATTTCATTATGGATCCATAGATGAATGAATTATCAAATACTAGATGTTTCATTGCACAACTGAAggcatttttttatatgaaaatgtgCCAATTAGTATCATTGTTATCACTGTTGAACTGCCTAACTACATTTTCAACTTTGAAGCATGCAAATTTGGTGTTTCTGTTTCCATAAATTAGTCCCAGAAAAATTGCTTCATATAGTTTACATGAATAAATTTCaaccccacaaaaaaataaaaaataaaaaataaaagaaaaatgtggGTATACTTTTTAAGTTGTTCGCATAATGTGGCTGAATTATTGTTTAACCAGTTCAATAGGCTAGTGATATCTCTTTTCCCATTTGAAGTAAGAGACCATGATCAACTCGTGGAAGCAGAGGATATTGGATAGTTTGTGGATGGCATTAATTCTCTTTCCCAAATCACATTGGATTCAAAATGATGGGCTGAGTTACCTTTTCCATTTTCAAAGAATCCCAAAGTGTTTTccacaagctttttttttaataaatctccAAAAGTTGGTGCTTCTGTTCTTGTTCTGTTGTTTATGTGACTTCTATTTCCATTGAACGTATTGTTATTGATTTGTTTCATCCAAGTTTAAACAATGAGCAAATGTCTAAGAATGCTTGTTGGTTCCTTgcatcttttttgttattttcacttTTTGATGAATGGCTGTGGTGATATTTATGTAGGTTTCTATAATAAGAAATGTTCTGTTCTTGACTAGTGATCTTCCTGTCATAGCAGTTAGGCCGTATGGACTCGTTACTTTACCTATTGGTGTATCCTCAACGGCCTTTATTGACAACAAGAACAATTGAACTGGTAATTATCTTCCTATTATAAATGCTGTGGTGAGGATCGTTGGCTGTGAACTAATCAGTTTGCTTCCAGGTTGGATATGATAAGCTTGGGGCTGGTCAGAATGCAACAGTTGCAGTTATGAGTTATAGTGGCTATGACATAGAGGATGCAATAGTCATGAACAAGGCCTCTCTAGATCGTGGTTTTGGTCGatgtattgttttgaagaagTACATAATTTTGACATCcttaatttttccatattttacTATGATGGCATCCTTTCTCAATGTAATTCCCTGTGTGATTTCGCTTGCCTTGATAGAGTGTTAGTGGTTGCTTATTTTGGTCTTTGCTCTATGACAGATACACTTGTACCAATCAAAAGTATGAGAATGGTGCATCAGACAGAATCTTAAGGCCacgaaaaaatgaagaaagagagagggtaTGAAACTACCCCCCCTACCCATTCCCTTTTCAGTTTAGTGTTTCTATCTCTATTAttcttttagtttagtttgctGAACATTTGTTGGTTTCTGAATTTCATTTCCCCCCTCTTGGATGAACAAGAaatattaatagaaaagataattGTGTCTAGAATCAGGCTCTTTCAGTGTTGATAGTTTTAGAGGCAGATTGTTCCTGTGCATCCTTAGGGTTTACTGATgtaggaagaaaaagaaaaatgagcaaACTCACCAAGTCTGGTTATCTGGACCGTAATgccagaaaagaaaacaaggttCTTTTTAGAACTCACAAGATATCAAATTGTCCATTTCTTTTTACAGCCGTAGCAGCCCTTAAATACtaaacaaaaccctaaattaaaagaaatagctGATGCAGGATCTTTGAATTATGATACCTAAATACTATAGTTTTTAGGTCATAGTAGATTTGGTGGGTTAGGAGTTGGGGAATAGGTTATAGGTGAGGGTTGGGATACCTTTAAGGGTAAGGTGATCAAACTAGATTAAAGGATGAAGGATATAAACGTTATactatgaattaaattgaataaaaaaattactagtcACACTAGTAGTGTTTCTATGTATCACACCTAGAAACTAGAAACCTAAGCTCCATGCACATGGTTCTTCGCAATGGATCCTATGATAGACTGGATCATACAATCTCAAACCATATAGTGAAATTCTCATCCATCCATTCATCTCAATGGGATCTTACAAACAACTTGCACACAGAGCAAGGAGGTCAAGCCAAATGGGTATGTTTGCCTTAGCACTATGATTTTCCCCATCTTCAAAAATCATATAAAGGtatatgttttaattgtttCAGCTTCTGCATCAGCAGCccttaaaaataactaaatcttCATTGTCCAAATGTCCCTAATAAATAATGcataaataaacaagtaaaGGAAAAAACCCTAATTGTTTATATAAGTGCAGACTCCACTAACATGAACTACTACTTAGAATTTGTCCTGCATCATTTACCTTTGCATTACTTAGAGATCCCTTttggagtatttttttttttttttgcttagaattTTTTAGAGAGGCTTGGTGGGTGaaaggtgttttttttccctttattgcTTCTCCAGTATTCCTTTAGggtatatgtatttattttgtttttctattagtGCTGCTGAATGTGATAAAAGATATTGGGGGAACAGGGGTTGGGTTGTTTAGTAAATGAGGAGGCTTGTAAGCCTAGTTAGAGGAAGGCTGaggatttttgacatgttgttTGAAAACATTAACCGAGTCATGGCAGTTTACTTTAGAGCCTTGTTCTATTTGGTATTACTGATTTGGAGCAAGTatgatttttgacaaaaatggCTGGGATGTTAAGGTTGCAATATCATTTGTGCAATCCTAAGAAGTTCATTTCATacattgttgttaatttttcttatctGGTTAAAAGAAAGATGGTAGTGATTCCCAATTTCATTTTATAGCACTTCTGGGGAGGAGATATTCCATTGCTTGAAGCCTTTTCCCTTTTGTTgtctttagaatttaattagatTACAGGAGAGAAAAAACTAGAGTTCATATTCTCAATTATTTATCTCTTCAAGTGTTGATGAAAGCATTTATGGACTCTAGAGGGACCCAACACTTGCAAGTCTTTCTTTGGCACATTTTGTTTGTTCTCCCAAACCTTCTTTTCCTTGGTCTAGTCACATTTGGAACACCAAGACATTTTAGGGTTATTAAGTTAAGACTTGCATTTGTTTGTCAATCCATAATATTCCAATGACTTACTACTAGGGAGAAGATTAATGAAAGCATTGTGTTTTAATTAGGGATCTTAAGCACTATAAAACTAGTGAGATGCAGGAAAacagttttaattattttttctaatatagatCACAATGAACCCTATAACAGTGAGATATGTCTTGTGTTTTATGCTGTCCCTCATGGTGTTACTTGTGTAGGTGTTGGATGATGATGGACTTGCTGCTCCTGGGGAAATTATTAGGCATGGTGATATCTATATAAATAAGGAGTCCCCAATTGAAACAAGGGGGCCTTTAAAGTCTGCAGCAGCTTTAGCAGATGTGTCAGTAGTTTACTCcctcaattttaatttagtagttttttcttttttggcatcATTATTCCTCACCTGCATTTTAATTTCCAGAAAATATCGGCCTTGTGCCCAAATATTCAAAGGTACTGAAGGGGAGTCATGTGTAGTTGATAGAGTTGCTCTTTGCTCTGATAAAAACAACAATCTAtgtatcaaatataaaatccgCCATACTCGTAGACCAGAGGTACGGAACATTTTCTGCCTAAATGTGGGAAACATGTTTCTTCAACTGGAGTTTATGGTGAATTGATGCAGCATCATTTTGTTTTCACTTATCCACCCAGGTTGGTGACAAATTTAGTAGCAGACATGGGCAAAAAGGTGTTTGTGGAACAATCATTCAACAAGAAGATTTCCCATTTTCTGAACGTGGTATTTGCCCCGATTTGATCATGAACCCGCATGGGTTTCCCAGGTATCCTCTAATAGTTAGTGTGCTTTTCTTATCACTTTGTGCTaactaaagaaaagaagaaagtaacTTTTGGGCTCTGAATAGTGGCTACATACATGTATTCGGTATCCATAGGATATCAATGATCCCTGATAACGCTAAAATGCTATTGCATTCATGCATcaataattcatcaaaattgTGTTC
The sequence above is drawn from the Populus alba chromosome 15, ASM523922v2, whole genome shotgun sequence genome and encodes:
- the LOC118043960 gene encoding DNA-directed RNA polymerase III subunit 2 → MVVVQADSLSEENVVDHLIDKQKHAAAPVKSAVNKFQLLPEFLKVRGLVKQHLDSFNYFINIGIKKIVRANDRIVSTVDPSLYLRFTDVKIGKPSMVVDAISEQITPHMCRLSDTTYAAPILVNIEYISGSHGRKEKMIKNDVVIGRMPIMLRSCCCVLYGKNEAELARLGECPLDPGGYFVVKGTEKVILIQEQLSKNRIIIDNDKKGNINASVTSSTEATKSKTVILMEKEKMYLCLNQFAKKIPIMVVMKAMGMESDQEVVQMVGRDPRYSMLLLPSIEECASHGVYTQQQALEYLEAMVKRSTYSSSSTEKENRALAILRDVFIANVPVRKNNFRPKCIYVAVMLRRMMEALLNKDAMDDKDYVGNKRLELSGQLISLLFEDLFKTMITEVQKTADTLLVKQNRSSRFDFSQYIVRDSITNGLERALSTGNWDVKRFRMNRKGVTQVLVRLSYMASLGHMTRISPQFEKSRKVSGPRALQPSQWGMLCPCDTPEGEACGLVKNLALMTHVTTDEEESPLISLCKCLGVEDLELLSGEELHTPNSFLVIFNGLILGKHRRPQQFANAMRKLRRAGKIGEFVSVFVNEKQHAVYIASDGGRVCRPLVIADKGVSRIKEHHMRELMDGARTFDDFLHEGLIEYLDVNEENNALIALYEWEATPETTHIEIEPFTILGVVAGLIPYPHHNQSPRNTYQCAMGKQAMGNIAYNQASRMDSLLYLLVYPQRPLLTTRTIELVGYDKLGAGQNATVAVMSYSGYDIEDAIVMNKASLDRGFGRCIVLKKYTCTNQKYENGASDRILRPRKNEERERVLDDDGLAAPGEIIRHGDIYINKESPIETRGPLKSAAALADVKYRPCAQIFKGTEGESCVVDRVALCSDKNNNLCIKYKIRHTRRPEVGDKFSSRHGQKGVCGTIIQQEDFPFSERGICPDLIMNPHGFPSRMTVGKMIELLGGKAGVSCGRFHYGSAFGEPSGHADTVEAISETLVKHGFSYNGKDFIYSGITGCPLQSYIFMGPIYYQKLKHMVLDKIHARGSGPRVMLTRQPTDGRARNGGLRVGEMEKDCLVAYGTSMLLYERLMVSSDQFEAQVCRACGLLGYYNQKLKAAMCTTCKNGDKVSTMKLPYACKLLIQELQSMNICPRLKLAEA